A portion of the Adhaeribacter radiodurans genome contains these proteins:
- a CDS encoding DUF4249 domain-containing protein, producing MKNITLFLSLFMLALTGCEQVIDYELDEDTEKIVIEGLVTNQLGPYTVRVSKTLGYLQNGQTPGISNAEVTISDDKGNSEVLQAKENGIYQTKDLIGTIGNIYFLKVKVNGQEYTSQSYLKPVTTLDSVTYKFKEKNAETDEGYYATIYFQEPKGKGDYYRFNIWVNEEQEDDIVAIDDEVYDGNYGDPEIDIALQKGDKLRVEMLSLDRPGYDFLRVLGTMQYYTGGPFDAPPANAPSNISNGAIGYFGASAATVINSTVE from the coding sequence ATGAAAAATATAACTCTATTCCTTAGTTTATTCATGCTTGCCCTTACCGGTTGCGAGCAGGTAATTGATTACGAACTCGACGAAGACACCGAGAAAATAGTAATTGAAGGCTTAGTTACCAACCAGCTTGGGCCTTATACCGTGCGGGTATCTAAAACCTTAGGTTATCTGCAAAACGGTCAAACTCCTGGTATTAGCAATGCCGAAGTAACTATCTCCGATGATAAAGGTAATTCTGAAGTACTGCAAGCAAAAGAAAATGGCATTTACCAAACGAAAGATTTAATTGGCACTATCGGTAATATCTATTTCCTGAAGGTAAAAGTAAATGGCCAGGAATATACCAGTCAATCGTACTTGAAACCAGTTACCACCCTAGATTCGGTTACTTATAAATTTAAAGAAAAGAACGCCGAAACCGACGAAGGTTATTACGCTACTATTTATTTTCAGGAACCGAAAGGCAAAGGCGATTATTACCGTTTTAACATTTGGGTAAACGAAGAGCAGGAAGACGATATAGTAGCAATTGACGACGAAGTATACGATGGCAACTACGGCGACCCGGAAATTGATATTGCCCTACAAAAAGGCGACAAACTCCGGGTAGAAATGCTTTCGCTGGATAGGCCCGGTTACGATTTTCTGCGGGTATTAGGTACCATGCAATATTACACCGGCGGTCCGTTTGATGCGCCACCTGCTAATGCACCCAGCAACATTAGCAACGGAGCTATTGGTTATTTTGGCGCCTCAGCAGCTACCGTAATAAATTCTACTGTAGAATAA